Proteins from a genomic interval of Cyprinus carpio isolate SPL01 chromosome A21, ASM1834038v1, whole genome shotgun sequence:
- the trpc6a gene encoding short transient receptor potential channel 6a — MNQRRPVLEDGNPPKYHTIEKRNRSKDNLLMNEDFGEDSYGSYGHYHGESLARQALPKSRRQAVRGAAYMFNAHPNSLTPVEERFLDAAEYGNIPVVRRMLEEIPELDVNCVDYMGQNALQLAVANEHLEVTELLLKKDNLSRIGDALLLAISKGYTRIVEAILSHKAFADSKRLTASPSQAPMHDDFFAYDEDGTRFSHDVTPIILASHCHEYEIVHILLGKGARIEQPHDYFCTCDTCNYHQKYDSFSHSRSRINAYRGLASPAYLSLSNEDPVLAALELSNELASLANIEKEFKNEYRKLSMQCKDFVVGLLDLCRSTEEVEAILSGEDDETLEVPGRPSLIRLKLAIKYELKKFVAHPNCQQQLLSIWYENLPGLRQQTTAIKFLVVLGVAVGLPFLAMLYWVAPCSKMGKIMRGPFLKFVAHAASFTIFLGLLVMNAADRFDGTKLLPNMTIHDYPTQLFRMKTTPFTWMEMLIIFWVIGMIWAECKEIWSQGPREYLVEPWNLLDFGMLAIFVASFISRIMAFWHACVAQCYVDEHYTDLTNVTLPFEVGYFQLARIDWFPSDPQLVSEGLYAIAVVLSFSRIAYILPANESFGPLQISLGRTVKDIFKFMVIFILVFLAFMIGMFNLYSYYRGAKQNEAFTTVEESFKTLFWAIFGLSEVKSVVVNNGHKFIENIGYVLYGVYNVTVVIVLLNMLIAMINSSFQEIEDDADVEWKFARAKLWFTYFEEGRTLPVPFNLVPSPKSVLGLVMGVKGLLQEIFNRHKAIVKGSELSELGQSKTCQVKPLPSPSRYQKIMKRLVKRYIIKAQNDKECDEVNEGELKEIKQDISSLRYELLEEKSHNMEELAKLVRTLEKNLSQECLMLKSN, encoded by the exons TGAGAGCCTGGCCCGACAAGCGTTACCCAAGAGCAGAAGGCAGGCGGTGCGAGGGGCAGCCTACATGTTCAATGCCCATCCTAACAGCCTAACCCCTGTAGAGGAACGTTTCCTTGATGCCGCAGAGTATGGAAACATACCTGTGGTGCGCCGAATGCTTGAGGAGATCCCGGAGCTGGACGTTAACTGTGTGGACTACATGGGCCAGAATGCATTGCAGTTGGCGGTGGCAAATGAGCACTTAGAAGTAACAGAGCTCTTGTTGAAAAAAGACAACCTGTCACGTATTGGGGATGCACTTTTGTTGGCCATCAGCAAAGGTTACACCAGGATTGTCGAGGCCATTTTGAGCCACAAAGCTTTTGCCGACTCCAAGAGACTTACAGCAAGCCCTAGTCAGGCTCCAATGCATGATGACTTTTTTGCGTACGATGAAGATGGCACGCGCTTTTCTCATGACGTCACTCCAATCATTCTAGCATCTCATTGTCACGAATATGAAATCGTGCACATTCTTCTGGGAAAGGGTGCTCGCATTGAGCAGCCACATGACTACTTTTGTACCTGTGACACCTGTAATTACCATCAAAAGTATGATTCTTTCTCCCACTCTCGCTCGCGTATCAATGCCTACAGGGGACTGGCCAGTCCAGCGTACCTCTCTCTATCCAATGAGGATCCTGTGTTGGCAGCCCTTGAGCTCAGCAATGAGTTGGCTTCCTTGGCCAATATTGAAAAAGAATTTAAG AATGAATATAGGAAACTTTCTATGCAATGCAAAGACTTTGTTGTGGGACTTCTGGACCTATGTCGGAGCACAGAGGAAGTGGAAGCCATTCTGAGCGGTGAAGATGATGAGACTTTAGAAGTGCCTGGACGACCAAGTCTCATTCGCTTAAAACTCGCAATAAAGTACGAACTGAAaaag TTTGTGGCCCATCCTAACTGTCAGCAACAGCTCTTATCAATATGGTACGAAAACCTGCCCGGACTCAGGCAGCAGACCACTGCCATTAAGTTCCTGGTGGTTTTAGGTGTTGCAGTCGGACTTCCCTTTCTAGCAATGTTGTATTGGGTTGCACCATGCAGCAAG ATGGGAAAGATTATGCGTGGCCCTTTCCTTAAGTTTGTGGCACACGCGGCCTCCTTCACTATTTTCCTTGGCCTTTTGGTCATGAATGCTGCAGACCGCTTTGATGGGACAAAGCTGCTTCCAAATATGACCATTCATGACTATCCGACGCAGCTGTTTCGTATGAAAACAACTCCCTTTACATGGATGGAGATGCTCATCATTTTCTGGGTCATAG GGATGATTTGGGCAGAGTGCAAGGAGATCTGGTCCCAAGGTCCAAGAGAATATCTGGTTGAGCCTTGGAATTTGCTAGACTTTGGAATGTTGGCCATTTTTGTGGCATCCTTCATCTCAAGGATAATGGCTTTCTGGCATGCATGTGTAGCACAATGCTATGTTGATGAGCACTACACTGATTTGACCAATGTTACTTTGCCTTTTGAGGTGGGATACTTCCAGTTGG CTCGGATCGACTGGTTCCCGTCTGATCCTCAGTTAGTTTCTGAGGGCTTGTATGCCATTGCAGTGGTCCTGAGCTTTTCGCGAATTGCGTACATCCTGCCGGCGAATGAGAGCTTTGGTCCATTGCAGATATCTTTGGGACGAACTGTGAAGGACATCTTCAAGTTCATGGTTATCTTCATTTTAGTGTTTCTGGCCTTCATGATTGGAATGTTCAACCTCTACTCATATTATCGGGGCGCTAAACAGAATGAAGCTTTCACAAC TGTAGAGGAAAGCTTCAAAACATTGTTTTGGGCAATATTTGGCCTTTCTGAGGTCAAATCAGTAGTCGTGAACAATGGACACAAGTTCATCGAGAACATTGGCTATGTTCTCTATGGAGTTTATAATGTCACAGTGGTCATCGTCCTGCTCAACATGCTCATTGCTATGATCAACAGTTCCTTTCAGGAGATTGAG GATGATGCAGATGTGGAGTGGAAGTTTGCCCGGGCCAAGCTTTGGTTCACTTACTTTGAGGAGGGCCGGACTCTCCCTGTGCCTTTTAACTTGGTTCCCAGTCCCAAATCTGTTCTGGGTTTGGTTATGGGGGTTAAGGGTCTTTTGCAGGAGATTTTCAATAGACACAAAGCCATTGTGAAGGGGTCTGAGCTCAGTGAG TTGGGACAGAGCAAAACTTGCCAGGTCAAACCTCTTCCTAGCCCCAGTCGATATCAG AAAATTATGAAGCGTCTTGTTAAGCGATACATCATCAAAGCCCAAAATGACAAAGAATGTGATGAAGTCAATGAAG GTGAACTGAAGGAGATTAAGCAGGACATTTCAAGCCTTCGCTATGAGCTGCTGGAGGAAAAGTCACACAACATGGAGGAGCTGGCAAAGCTAGTGAGGACACttgaaaaaaatctctctcaGGAATGCTTGATGCTGAAGTCTAATTAA